The Oncorhynchus mykiss isolate Arlee chromosome 20, USDA_OmykA_1.1, whole genome shotgun sequence genome includes a region encoding these proteins:
- the LOC110498851 gene encoding E3 ubiquitin-protein ligase BRE1B: MMSGTGGGKRASGGDSPPGPPEKKSKKEEKTTTTLIEPIRIGGVSSTEEMDMKVIQFKNKKLSERLEQRQTMEDELREKIEKLEKRQATDDTTLLIVNRYWSQLEENVHVLRLRIDPTVVPAPPAMPVSAPTPIEEDGMMIPPPPPPATEHEETQPPPPDVMEKAPEPQQDSTTAPPPTTSLSESAKAFLSILDNSSEEELSLQLQDRMQFSKEAAACMVCVFDRLHSRIDGLCTQIQSAVCEDDGQEELLRLNRTLLEENSRLQDLASSLQGRHHKMSMEYNELVDKVTSSETKVSEMETAVEDLQWDIEKLRKREQKLNKHLAEALEQLNSGYYTTGSSGGLPGGQITLNIQKFESLNAELEQNQELANNRMAELEKLQQELQEAVRESEKLKLDLKNIPEDVVKETADYKCLQSQFSLLYNESLGVKTQLDEARALLLTAKNAHLRQIEHMESDELSLQKKLRTEVIQLEDTLAQVRKEYEMLRIEFEQNLAANEQAGPINREMRHLISSLQNHNHQLKGDVQRYKRKLRETQMEINKLRCQSGDTGLLSLEEPVSDSLEVKKEEDEDQEEEEERRRELERQRSREREREAERERERERERERQRSEELKRKDSDTLKMLRAELKKAQESQKEMKLLLDMYKSAPKEQRDKVQLMAAERKSKAEVDELRVRVRELEERERKESKKLADEDALRKIRVAEETIDHLQKKLTATKQEEEALLSEMDVTGQAFEDMQEQNSRLMQQLREKDDANFKLMSERIKSNQIYKLLREEKEELADQVLTYKTQVEAQLLVVQKLEEKEGILQSSLATLEKELGVRTQALELNKRKAVEAAQLAEDLKVQLEHTQSKLREIQVSVSENRTARERELGNLKRAQEDLSRLRRKLEKQKKVEVYTDADEILQEEINQYKAKLRCPCCNTRDKETVLTKCFHVFCYECLKTRYDTRQRKCPKCNCAFGANDFHRIYIT, encoded by the exons GAGGAAATGGACATGAAAGTGATCCAGTTTAAGAATAAGAAGCTGAGTGAGCGTCTGGAGCAGAGGCAGACCATGGAGGACGAGCTGCGAGAGAAGATCGAGAAGCTGGAAAAGCGACAAGCCACTGATGATACCACACTGCTCATTGTGAATCGTTACTGGTCCCAA TTGGAAGAAAATGTTCACGTCCTGCGCCTACGCATTGACCCCACGGTGGTCCCAGCACCGCCTGCTATGCCGGTCTCTGCCCCTACCCCAATAGAAGAGGATGGTATGATGATcccaccaccccctcctccaGCAACAGAACACGAGGAGACACAGCCTCCCCCACCTGATGTTATGGAGAAAGCTCCTGAACCACAGCAGGACTCGACAACCG CACCTCCGCCCACTACATCCCTCAGTGAGAGTGCCAAGGCCTTCCTCTCCATTTTGGACAACAGCAGTGAGGAGGAGCTCAGCCTGCAGCTGCAGGACAGGATGCAGTTTAGCAAAGAGGCCGCTGCTTGCATGGTCTGCGTCTTCGACAGGTTGCACAGCCGCATCGACGGCCTATGCACCCAGATCCAGTCCGCAG TGTGTGAGGACGACGGCCAGGAAGAGCTGCTCCGTCTGAATCGCACTCTGCTGGAGGAGAATAGCAGACTGCAAGACCTGGCTTCCTCCCTGCAGGGCAGACACCACAAGATGTCTATGGAG TACAATGAGCTTGTGGATAAGGTGACGAGCTCGGAGACCAAGGTGTCTGAGATGGAGACTGCTGTGGAGGATCTGCAGTGGGACATCGAGAAGCTCCGTAAAAGGGAACAGAAGCTCAACAAGCATCTGGCTGAGGCACTTGAGCAG TTGAACTCGGGCTACTACACCACTGGCAGCTCAGGGGGGCTACCCGGAGGCCAGATCACTCTCAATATACAGAAG TTTGAGAGCCTGAATGCAGAGTTGGAGCAAAATCAGGAGCTGGCCAACAACCGCATGGCGGAACTGGAGAAACTACAGCAGGAGCTCCAAGAGGctgtgagggagagtgagaagcTCAAG TTGGACCTGAAAAATATTCCAGAGGATGTGGTGAAGGAGACCGCGGACTACAAGTGCCTGCAGTCCCAGTTCTCACTGCTCTACAACGAGTCCCTCGGGGTGAAGACCCAGCTGGACGAGGCACGGGCCCTGCTCCTCACCGCCAAGAACGCCCACCTCAGACAGATAGAGCATATGGAG AGTGACGAGCTGTCACTACAGAAGAAGCTCCGCACTGAGGTCATCCAGCTGGAAGACACGCTGGCCCAGGTGCGCAAGGAGTATGAAATGCTGCGTATCGAGTTTGAGCAGAACCTGGCGGCCAACGAGCAAGCAG GCCCAATCAACAGAGAGATGCGCCACCTCATCAGCAGCCTCCAGAACCACAACCACCAGCTGAAGGGTGACGTGCAGCGTTACAAGCGGAAGCTCCGAGAAACACAGATGGAGATTAATAAG TTGCGGTGCCAGAGTGGTGACACTGGGCTTCTGTCGTTGGAGGAGCCGGTGAGCGACAGCCTGGAGGTGAAGAAAGAAGAGGATGAAGaccaagaagaggaggaggagaggaggagggagctgGAGAGACAGCGGtcccgggagagagagagggaggccgagagggagcgagagagggagcgagaaagggAACGACAGCGCAGCGAAGAGTTGAAGAGAAAAGATTCGGACACACTGAAGATGCTGAGGGCTGAACTTAA gaaagcCCAGGAGTCTCAGAAGGAGATGAAGCTACTTTTGGACATGTATAAATCAGCTCCCAAAGAGCAGCGAGACAAAGTGCAGCTTATGGCAGCAGAGCGCAAGTCTAAAGCCGAG GTGGATGAGTTGCGGGTGCGGGTtcgagagctggaggagagggagaggaaggagagcaaGAAGCTGGCTGACGAGGACGCTCTCAGGAAGATACGTGTGGCAGAGGAGACGATTGATCACCTACAGAAGAAGCTCACGGCCACCAAACAG GAGGAGGAGGCCCTACTGAGTGAGATGGACGTGACGGGCCAGGCCTTTGAGGACATGCAGGAGCAGAACAGCCGGCTGATGCAGCAGCTGAGAGAGAAGGACGACGCCAACTTCAAGCTGATGTCGGAACGCATCAAGTCCAATCAGATCTACAAGCTGCTgcgggaggagaaggaggagctgGCCGACCAGGTGCTAACCTACAAGACCCAG GTGGAAGCTCAGCTATTGGTTGTACAGAagctggaggagaaggagggcaTCCTCCAGAGCTCACTGGCCACTCTGGAGAAAGAGTTAGGAGTCCGCACACAAGCACTAGAACTAAACAAGAGGAAG GCGGTGGAGGCAGCCCAGCTGGCTGAAGACCTGAAGGTGCAGCTGGAACACACCCAGTCCAAGCTGAGAGAGATCCAGGTTTCTGTGTCCGAGAACCGCACcgccagagagagggagttggGCAACCTCAAAAGAGCACAG GAGGACCTGTCCAGGCTACGACGAAAGCTGGAGAAGCAGAAGAAAGTGGAGGTGTACACTGATGCTGATGAGATCCTGCAGGAGGAGATTAACCAGTACAAG GCGAAGCTGCGTTGTCCGTGCTGCAACACCCGCGACAAGGAGACAGTGCTCACCAAGTGCTTCCACGTGTTCTGCTACGAGTGTCTGAAGACGCGCTACGACACCCGACAGAGGAAGTGCCCCAAATGTAACTGTGCCTTCGGGGCCAACGACTTCCACCGCATCTACATCACCTAA